A section of the Styela clava chromosome 9, kaStyClav1.hap1.2, whole genome shotgun sequence genome encodes:
- the LOC120339047 gene encoding riboflavin kinase-like gives MNGIKTFSSLPYFCRGTVIKGFGRGSKELGIPTANFPESVVDNLPHDVSAGVYYGWGQIGSGPVHKMVMSIGWNPYYNNTKKSMETHLIHKFDKDFYGSELGLVILGYIRPETNFDSLEKLVKAIRTDIEIANHKLNQEDAREFLLHDFFKHPVGQSSTNGTHSSL, from the coding sequence ATGAATGGCATAAAAACATTCTCCAGCTTGCCTTATTTTTGCCGAGGAACAGTTATCAAAGGCTTTGGCAGAGGAAGCAAAGAACTTGGTATTCCCACTGCAAATTTTCCAGAATCTGTTGTTGATAATTTACCTCACGATGTCTCTGCTGGAGTGTATTATGGATGGGGACAAATAGGTTCAGGTCCTGTGCATAAAATGGTTATGAGCATTGGATGGAATCCATATTACAACAACACAAAAAAGTCAATGGAAACACATTTAATTCATAAATTCGATAAAGATTTTTATGGCAGTGAACTCGGATTGGTTATCCTCGGGTATATTCGTCCGGAGACTAATTTTGACTCCCTGGAAAAGCTTGTTAAAGCCATTCGTACAGACATTGAAATTGCAAATCATAAACTAAACCAGGAAGATGCAAGAGAATTTTTATTGCATGACTTTTTCAAACATCCTGTGGGGCAATCATCTACCAATGGTACACATAGTAGTTTATGA
- the LOC120339703 gene encoding glucosamine 6-phosphate N-acetyltransferase-like gives MAQIDDSIVYMFDSKLLEGLDLTQYNVCSSYLKPGDGLILRPMSTKDFQKGFIDVVNQLTLAGDVTEEKFQDRFNSMKKAGCYYPLVVEDTEADSGRGRIVATGTLIVEEKFIHTCALRGRVEEVVVDSKYRGQKLGKIILAVVTALSKKLTCYKTTLECKVENIGFYQIFGYVPDEEKFMQCRFRQ, from the exons atgGCTCAAATTGATGATTCGATTGTTTACATGTTTGACTCGAAATTGTTAGAAGGTCTCGATCTTACTCAGTATAATGTTTGTTCCTCTTACTTAAAACCTGGAGATGGGCTGATACTCAGGCCTATGTCAACCAAGGATTTTCAGAAAG GTTTCATTGATGTTGTCAATCAATTGACACTCGCAGGAGATGTCACTGAAGAAAAATTTCAAG ACAGATTTAATAGTATGAAGAAAGCTGGTTGTTATTATCCGTTAGTTGTTGAAGATACCGAAGCAGATTCGGGCCGGGGAAGAATTGTAGCAACTGGGACTCTAATTGTGGAAGAGAAATTTATTCATACTTGTGCTTTG agaGGAAGAGTGGAGGAAGTTGTAGTTGATAGTAAATACAGAGGacaaaagttgggaaaaat aATTCTGGCTGTTGTCACTGCACTGAGTAAGAAACTAACTTGCTACAAAACAACACTGGAATGCAAAGTGGAAAACATCGggttttatcaaatatttggcTACGTTCCTGACGAAGAAAAGTTCATGCAGTGTAGATTCAGACAATGA